Below is a window of Campylobacter concisus DNA.
CAGTAAATTTGTAAAAAATTCTTGTATATTAAAAATACCATTTGTAAAAAACGATTTTTCTTTCGGATATACTGTTAAACAAAATGAACCATCGCTATTTATATGAAGTTCATCTAGGTTTTTGTTTATGGCTTTTGCAATATTTATTATCTTATTATCTGAATTAATCACTTTTGGAAGTATTGATGGGCTGTATATTTTTAAAAAAATGGTAATAGAAAAATTATCAACTATTTTTATGTCATTACATGATCTATAAAAACAAATTTTACCAGCTATCCTATCTTTTAAAATTTCAAGGTCGGGATAATTTTTACATAACCACTCTTTTTCGGTATTGCAAAGCACCAATTCTTTTTCTAAGCCACAAGATTGTAAAACTATATCCGCCATGGCTTATTTGGAGTTGATATAATAGTTGAGCAAGATAAATTTTTAATATATTCATCAAAAAAATTACTATTAAAAAATTTTCCCCATATCATCAATGCTCTCTTTTTATCTTTTGTTGATTCCAACTCCGATAAACACTCATCAAGCAAAGCTGTTTGCAATTTATCGTATAACTTTTCTATTCTTCTTTTGTGCTTATCGCTATTTGCTATTTCTTTTGAATTTACAGGATTGAGAATAGATTTATTATATTGCAGTCTATCTTTTATTTTTTTAATAGTCTCATAAAATGCCTGATCGTCACGAGATTTTATAGGTACATAACATTCTTCTGCCAATATTGTCAAGATTAGTCCACTAGGCATATCCCAGGCATTCCTACTAATAGACCAAAATTTTAAAAACCTAACTATTCTTCTAAGTTGTCTTCCATTATTATCGTCTGGGCTTTTGCTTATGACGGCATCATTAAACCACTTAACAATCTCTTCTGGGTTTGATTCCTCCCAATCAGAACTTGCCAATTCTTGCCTATCATCTTTTTTTCTATATATAGCCATATCAACATGATGCCCTTCACTATAATACACACGAACACAATTTTTTAATACTTCTGGCGCTTTTTGAAATCTATCATCTTGTATCGCCCTATAAACCATATCTTTGATATCTTTCGAAGTCATATTTCCTATTTTTGAGTCATCAAAGACAACGCCTACATCTATGTCGTAATCATTATTAACATGTTGAACTATTGTCCTCATGGAATACGACCCCTGACTCATCGTATCGTTATAAGCAGGACTATTATTGTTCCGCAAACCATTCTTTAGCCTATCTAAATTTATATCTTTATACTTTCCAAGAGTATTCCACAAGTCACCAAGTCTTACTTTTTCGTTGTAGAATTTATTTAACTCGCTGTTGCAATCGACCATTTTACATCCTTTTACAATAATTTTT
It encodes the following:
- a CDS encoding cyclic GMP-AMP synthase DncV-like nucleotidyltransferase is translated as MVDCNSELNKFYNEKVRLGDLWNTLGKYKDINLDRLKNGLRNNNSPAYNDTMSQGSYSMRTIVQHVNNDYDIDVGVVFDDSKIGNMTSKDIKDMVYRAIQDDRFQKAPEVLKNCVRVYYSEGHHVDMAIYRKKDDRQELASSDWEESNPEEIVKWFNDAVISKSPDDNNGRQLRRIVRFLKFWSISRNAWDMPSGLILTILAEECYVPIKSRDDQAFYETIKKIKDRLQYNKSILNPVNSKEIANSDKHKRRIEKLYDKLQTALLDECLSELESTKDKKRALMIWGKFFNSNFFDEYIKNLSCSTIISTPNKPWRI